In one Erythrobacteraceae bacterium WH01K genomic region, the following are encoded:
- the secA gene encoding preprotein translocase subunit SecA, which translates to MFQNLAKSLFGSSNDRYVKSLSKIVNQINALEDDVKALSDAELQGQTQKFRDLLADGKTLDDILPEAFATVREASMRVLGMRHFDVQMIGGIVLHRGEIAEMRTGEGKTLVATLATYLNAIEGKGVHVVTVNDYLARRDAEWMGQLYSWLGLTVGVIVPNIAEPERRAAYEADITYGTNNEFGFDYLRDNMKHERSQMVHRPFNFAIVDEVDSILIDEARTPLIISGPTEDKTDMYVTIDEIVKKIDPEWYEADEKTKNISWTEDGAEAIEQLLADSGVLETDNLYDVENTQVVHHLDQALKANIMFKRDTDYIVKDDKVVIIDEFTGRMMDGRRWSNGLHQAVEAKEGVKIEPENQTMASITFQNYFRMYPKLSGMTGTAATEAGEFWDIYKMNVVEIPTNVPVQRIDEDDEFYKNTIDKFKAIARAIAEKSETGQPTLVGTVSIEKSELLSKFLDEEGVKHSVLNARFHESEAHIVAQAGRLGAVTIATNMAGRGTDIQLGGNVEFRVEDELKDMPEGAARDAAIARIKEEVAAEREQVLQAGGLFVLGTERHESRRIDNQLRGRSGRQGDPGLSRFYLCLEDDLLRIFGPDTLFARMMNSNLEDGEAIGSKWLSKAIETAQKKVEARNYDVRKQVVEYDDVMNDQRKVIYEQRADIMDADAVDEVVVDMRHDTINAIVGNACPPGSYPEQWDIEGLKERATEVLGLTPDIDAWLEEDQVEPEIIEERLQKLADEKMEAKIAATDPSIWKRVEKGILLDRLDHHWKEHLATLDALRQVIWMRGIAQKQPINEYKQEAFGLFEGLLDTLREDVTSILMKSELRAAPQPEALPELPEFLTGHIDPLTGLDNSNDGDGSASQAETFGSLAGSARAGASSGGAADNPYAGQDIPRNSPCPCGSGNKYKHCHGALA; encoded by the coding sequence ATGTTCCAGAATCTCGCGAAGTCGCTCTTCGGCTCGTCCAATGACCGCTACGTCAAATCACTCAGCAAGATCGTCAACCAGATCAACGCGCTGGAAGACGATGTAAAGGCGCTCAGCGACGCCGAGCTCCAGGGCCAGACCCAGAAGTTCCGCGATCTGCTGGCGGACGGCAAGACGCTCGACGACATCCTTCCCGAAGCGTTCGCCACCGTGCGCGAGGCCTCGATGCGCGTGCTGGGCATGCGGCATTTCGATGTTCAGATGATCGGCGGAATCGTCCTGCATCGCGGCGAGATTGCCGAAATGCGCACGGGCGAGGGCAAGACGCTGGTCGCGACGCTGGCGACCTATCTCAACGCGATCGAGGGCAAGGGCGTCCACGTCGTGACCGTGAACGACTATCTCGCCCGCCGCGACGCGGAATGGATGGGGCAGCTATACAGCTGGCTGGGCCTGACGGTCGGGGTGATCGTGCCCAATATCGCTGAGCCGGAACGCCGGGCCGCTTATGAGGCGGACATCACCTACGGCACGAACAACGAGTTCGGCTTCGACTATTTGCGCGACAACATGAAGCACGAGCGCAGCCAGATGGTCCACCGCCCCTTCAACTTCGCCATCGTCGACGAGGTCGATTCGATCCTGATCGATGAGGCCCGTACCCCGCTCATCATCTCCGGTCCGACCGAGGACAAGACGGACATGTATGTCACGATCGACGAGATCGTGAAGAAGATCGATCCAGAGTGGTACGAGGCGGACGAGAAGACGAAGAACATCAGCTGGACCGAGGACGGCGCGGAGGCGATCGAGCAGCTTCTGGCCGATAGCGGCGTGCTGGAAACCGACAATCTCTACGATGTCGAGAACACGCAGGTCGTCCACCACCTCGACCAGGCGCTGAAAGCGAACATCATGTTCAAGCGCGATACGGATTACATCGTGAAGGACGACAAGGTCGTCATTATCGACGAATTCACCGGGCGCATGATGGATGGCCGTCGCTGGTCCAACGGCCTGCACCAAGCTGTGGAGGCGAAGGAGGGCGTGAAGATCGAGCCCGAGAACCAGACGATGGCCTCGATCACCTTCCAGAACTATTTCCGCATGTATCCGAAGCTGTCGGGCATGACCGGTACCGCCGCAACGGAGGCGGGCGAATTCTGGGACATCTACAAGATGAACGTGGTCGAGATCCCGACCAATGTCCCGGTCCAGCGGATCGACGAGGACGACGAATTCTACAAGAACACGATCGACAAGTTCAAGGCGATCGCCCGCGCCATCGCCGAGAAGAGCGAGACCGGGCAGCCGACGCTGGTCGGGACCGTCTCGATCGAGAAATCCGAATTGCTGAGCAAGTTCCTCGACGAGGAAGGCGTGAAGCACTCCGTTCTCAACGCCCGCTTCCATGAAAGCGAGGCGCATATCGTGGCGCAGGCCGGCCGTCTGGGCGCGGTGACCATCGCGACCAACATGGCGGGCCGCGGCACCGACATCCAGCTGGGCGGCAATGTCGAATTTCGCGTCGAGGACGAGCTGAAGGACATGCCCGAAGGCGCCGCCCGCGATGCGGCAATTGCCAGGATCAAGGAAGAGGTTGCAGCGGAGCGCGAGCAGGTCCTGCAGGCAGGCGGCCTGTTCGTCCTGGGTACGGAACGGCACGAAAGTCGCCGGATCGACAACCAGCTGCGTGGTCGCTCGGGCCGACAGGGCGACCCCGGCCTCTCGCGCTTCTATCTCTGCCTCGAAGACGACCTTCTGCGCATCTTCGGGCCGGACACGCTGTTCGCCCGGATGATGAATTCGAACCTCGAGGATGGCGAGGCTATCGGCTCCAAATGGCTCTCAAAAGCCATCGAGACGGCACAGAAGAAGGTCGAGGCACGCAATTACGACGTGCGCAAGCAGGTCGTCGAATACGATGACGTGATGAACGACCAGCGCAAGGTTATCTACGAACAGCGTGCCGACATCATGGATGCCGATGCGGTGGACGAAGTCGTGGTCGATATGCGCCACGACACCATCAACGCGATTGTCGGCAATGCCTGTCCTCCGGGCTCTTATCCTGAGCAATGGGACATCGAGGGGCTGAAGGAGAGGGCCACGGAAGTTCTCGGCCTCACGCCAGACATCGATGCATGGCTGGAAGAGGACCAGGTCGAGCCCGAGATTATCGAGGAACGCCTTCAGAAACTGGCCGACGAAAAGATGGAAGCGAAGATCGCCGCCACCGATCCGTCGATCTGGAAACGGGTGGAGAAGGGCATCCTGCTGGACCGGCTCGATCACCACTGGAAGGAGCACCTCGCCACGCTGGATGCGCTTCGCCAGGTAATCTGGATGCGCGGCATTGCCCAGAAACAGCCGATCAACGAATACAAGCAGGAGGCATTCGGCCTGTTCGAAGGCCTGCTCGACACGCTGCGCGAGGACGTTACGAGTATCCTGATGAAGAGCGAACTTCGCGCCGCTCCGCAGCCGGAAGCGCTGCCCGAACTGCCAGAGTTCCTGACCGGTCACATCGATCCGCTGACGGGCCTCGACAACAGCAATGACGGCGACGGGTCCGCATCGCAGGCAGAGACGTTCGGATCTCTCGCCGGCTCCGCAAGAGCAGGTGCGTCTTCGGGCGGCGCGGCGGACAATCCCTATGCCGGACAGGACATTCCGCGTAATTCGCCGTGTCCCTGTGGTTCGGGCAACAAGTACAAGCATTGCCACGGGGCGCTGGCCTGA
- a CDS encoding inositol monophosphatase, protein MRRVTEQVILPRYRNLSDSQIVEKAADDLVTIADREAEIMLAEGLAAIDAGPAIVGEEAVHADPSIMDALSGDCWIIDPIDGTHNFAHGQPPFGIIIARSEGGLCRSGWILDCLTGRFCHAHSGSGAFVDGERIHARPAGRDKPVAAMSMMFLTPEQQEFAKRKVAPHYEMVEIPRCAAEQYPRLALGQNDVSSFKRTLPWDHAAGVLFLNEAGGKAARGDGSAYRVDDTDKAGRKAGLVGASSPEMWDAFVAKLREGTR, encoded by the coding sequence ATGCGCCGCGTGACCGAGCAGGTCATCCTGCCGCGCTATCGCAACCTGTCGGACAGCCAGATCGTCGAAAAGGCGGCCGACGACCTCGTCACGATTGCCGACCGCGAGGCGGAAATCATGTTGGCAGAGGGCCTTGCGGCAATCGATGCCGGTCCCGCCATTGTCGGCGAGGAAGCCGTTCACGCCGACCCGTCCATCATGGATGCGCTGTCCGGCGATTGCTGGATCATCGATCCTATCGACGGAACACACAATTTCGCTCACGGCCAGCCGCCCTTCGGCATCATCATCGCTCGCAGCGAGGGCGGATTGTGCCGCTCTGGCTGGATCCTGGACTGCCTGACAGGCCGGTTCTGCCATGCGCATAGCGGCTCTGGCGCCTTCGTCGATGGGGAACGGATCCATGCCCGGCCTGCTGGACGGGACAAACCCGTCGCCGCCATGTCGATGATGTTCCTGACGCCGGAGCAGCAGGAGTTTGCCAAGCGCAAGGTGGCGCCGCATTACGAAATGGTCGAGATACCCCGCTGCGCGGCAGAACAATATCCGCGTCTGGCGCTGGGGCAGAACGACGTCTCCAGCTTCAAACGGACTTTGCCGTGGGACCATGCCGCTGGCGTACTGTTCCTGAATGAAGCCGGAGGAAAGGCGGCCCGGGGCGACGGATCGGCTTACCGTGTGGACGACACCGACAAAGCCGGCCGGAAAGCCGGGCTCGTCGGTGCATCGTCACCGGAGATGTGGGACGCCTTCGTCGCAAAGCTGCGTGAAGGGACCCGGTAA
- the addA gene encoding double-strand break repair helicase AddA, producing the protein MSGEVHALKGAQADAVNPGDSVWLSASAGTGKTQVLSARVLRLLLQEDCRPETLLCLTFTKAGAAEMATRVNDVLARWVRLDEVKLAGELSAIGAPTDRETLRRARTLFAQVLDCPGGGLRIDTIHAFSQYLLAAFPEEADLLPGTRAMEDRDRVLLSREVLTRVIADGTDAERDALADLSVRLGPDGALGWLMQCAAAREAWFGPAAWQPPMRGRLLQLFGLPADIDETAIADLCSDERFDIASLLRCRQTLADWDTKTGREATEFIDGWLSSASADRYRTLDGFAGTLFTMTGTPKGLSNILKRDPDYAEPVERVRENLAAIEQQARLLALAEWLAPALALGRSFALAWEEAKTREGLIDFDDQIRRAAQLLSDKDMAGWIRYKLDRQFDHILVDEAQDTNAAQWSIIDALTEDFFTGIGQQGDKLRTIFVVGDYKQAIFRFQGTSPENFAIAKQAYATRIAEAAAAAREFARENRSAPPLALRDLQDLDLDRSFRTTQPVLDFVDEAVEAIGWEQLGLKEPPSKHRGAPQAGYVELWRPVSAKEEDRQDEGEQADDSWLPGPERRMADRIAAQIREWLDEGHPLAKGSERMAGPGDIMVLVRKRKELAGLVVARLHAAGVPVAGVDRLRLGAPLVVKDLVAALRFGVNPLDDLNLAHVLVSPLGGWTQDDLLRHGYRPRGVALWDHLRRSEDRLVVASVAKLRDLLARMDFEPPEALLHWMLAGPWNGRRKLVGRLGSEANDPIDELVNAAFAYSAAHVASTAGFLQWFDAGEGEVKREAGGSGGLVRVMTVHGSKGLQAPIVILADATGNPHASRHSGLSLAADDTGDARLPLPPIGKDDRLGPLAEEDERRKKEELEEHWRLLYVAMTRAEEALYVGGALGLREDEPNEDSWYARLAPLVDGTFYEDPIWGGTAGYGMMPEVEPQPVGAPNAGAGLIEMPEWATRPIGPEPRPPRPLAPSSAGDDRGADPPLPPEVAAQAARRGTVIHGLLERLPDMAREKRAEAGQRWLARQAADFDEEARGGMLQAALSVLDEAGFADLFTQRSLAEVPLTAVVSGQVISGTADRLLVTPGRVLVVDYKTARRPPERLEDISRSILSQMAAYVAVLEAIYPGRTVEAAVLFTQTPQLLVLPDDVLAPHKAALQGQQERFAGPGVDEAQAPPR; encoded by the coding sequence ATGAGCGGCGAAGTCCATGCGCTGAAGGGCGCGCAGGCCGATGCGGTGAACCCGGGGGACAGCGTATGGCTGTCGGCCAGCGCCGGGACCGGCAAGACACAGGTACTGTCCGCCCGCGTCCTGCGCCTGCTGCTGCAAGAGGATTGCCGTCCGGAAACCTTGCTCTGCCTGACATTCACCAAGGCGGGTGCGGCCGAGATGGCGACCCGGGTGAACGACGTGCTGGCGCGCTGGGTCCGGCTGGACGAGGTGAAGCTGGCGGGGGAGCTCAGCGCCATCGGCGCACCGACCGACAGGGAAACGCTTCGGCGCGCGCGGACCCTGTTTGCGCAGGTGCTCGATTGCCCGGGCGGCGGCCTGCGGATCGATACGATCCATGCCTTCTCGCAATATCTCCTAGCGGCGTTCCCCGAAGAGGCGGACCTCCTGCCCGGCACCCGGGCCATGGAAGACCGCGACCGCGTCCTGCTTTCCCGCGAGGTCCTGACCCGTGTGATCGCCGACGGCACCGACGCAGAAAGGGATGCGCTGGCCGATCTCAGCGTGCGTCTCGGCCCCGACGGAGCGCTGGGCTGGCTGATGCAATGCGCAGCTGCACGCGAGGCCTGGTTCGGCCCTGCCGCATGGCAACCGCCGATGCGAGGGAGGCTGCTCCAGCTGTTCGGCCTTCCGGCGGATATCGATGAAACGGCCATAGCCGATTTGTGCAGCGACGAGCGGTTCGACATCGCCTCCCTGCTTCGTTGCAGGCAGACCCTGGCGGACTGGGATACGAAGACTGGGCGCGAGGCGACCGAGTTCATCGACGGCTGGCTGTCGTCCGCCAGCGCCGATCGCTATCGCACGCTCGACGGTTTTGCCGGAACGCTGTTCACGATGACCGGCACGCCGAAGGGCCTGTCCAACATTCTGAAGCGCGATCCCGACTATGCCGAACCGGTCGAGCGCGTTCGGGAAAATCTTGCCGCGATTGAGCAACAGGCGCGCTTGCTGGCGCTGGCCGAATGGCTGGCGCCCGCCCTCGCGCTGGGGCGCTCGTTTGCCCTCGCGTGGGAAGAGGCGAAGACCCGTGAAGGTCTGATCGACTTCGACGACCAGATCCGACGCGCTGCGCAATTGCTGTCCGACAAGGATATGGCCGGCTGGATCCGATACAAGCTCGATCGCCAGTTCGATCATATCCTGGTGGACGAGGCACAGGACACGAATGCAGCCCAGTGGTCGATTATCGACGCCCTGACGGAAGATTTCTTCACCGGTATCGGCCAGCAGGGCGACAAGCTGCGCACCATTTTCGTGGTCGGCGATTACAAGCAGGCGATCTTCCGCTTCCAGGGAACCAGCCCGGAAAACTTCGCCATCGCGAAACAGGCCTACGCGACCCGAATTGCCGAGGCAGCAGCGGCCGCTCGCGAGTTTGCGCGCGAAAATCGCAGCGCGCCGCCACTGGCCCTGCGCGATCTCCAGGACCTCGACCTCGATCGCAGCTTCCGGACCACGCAGCCTGTTCTCGATTTCGTGGACGAGGCGGTGGAAGCGATTGGGTGGGAGCAGCTGGGGCTGAAAGAGCCGCCTTCGAAACATCGCGGCGCACCGCAGGCGGGCTATGTCGAATTGTGGCGGCCGGTCAGCGCGAAGGAGGAGGACAGGCAGGACGAGGGCGAACAGGCCGACGATAGCTGGTTGCCCGGACCCGAACGCCGCATGGCCGACCGGATCGCGGCACAAATTCGCGAATGGCTCGACGAAGGGCACCCGCTTGCAAAGGGGAGCGAGCGCATGGCGGGTCCGGGCGACATCATGGTGCTGGTTCGGAAGCGCAAGGAACTGGCCGGCCTTGTCGTTGCCCGTCTTCATGCAGCCGGCGTGCCGGTTGCAGGGGTGGACCGGCTGAGGCTGGGTGCACCGCTGGTCGTGAAGGACCTCGTCGCGGCGCTGCGTTTCGGGGTGAACCCGCTTGACGATCTCAACCTGGCCCATGTCCTCGTTTCCCCGCTTGGCGGTTGGACGCAGGACGACCTGCTGCGCCATGGCTATCGTCCGCGCGGCGTCGCCCTGTGGGACCACTTGCGCCGTTCGGAAGACCGGCTGGTAGTCGCCTCTGTCGCGAAATTGCGCGATCTTCTTGCCAGGATGGATTTCGAACCGCCGGAAGCGCTGCTGCACTGGATGCTGGCAGGGCCGTGGAACGGGCGGCGCAAGCTGGTCGGCAGGCTGGGCAGCGAAGCGAACGACCCGATAGACGAACTGGTCAACGCAGCTTTCGCCTATTCCGCGGCGCACGTGGCCAGCACAGCGGGCTTCCTCCAATGGTTCGACGCGGGCGAGGGCGAGGTCAAGCGCGAGGCTGGTGGCAGCGGCGGCCTCGTCCGCGTCATGACGGTGCACGGTTCGAAAGGATTGCAGGCTCCCATAGTCATTCTTGCCGATGCTACCGGTAATCCGCACGCATCGCGCCATTCGGGCCTGTCGCTGGCCGCCGATGATACCGGCGATGCCCGGCTTCCGCTTCCCCCGATCGGGAAGGACGACCGGCTCGGCCCGCTCGCCGAAGAGGACGAGAGGCGGAAGAAAGAGGAATTGGAGGAGCACTGGCGCCTGCTCTACGTCGCAATGACCCGCGCCGAAGAAGCGCTGTATGTCGGCGGTGCGCTGGGGCTGAGGGAGGACGAGCCGAACGAGGATAGCTGGTACGCCCGCCTTGCGCCGCTGGTGGATGGCACGTTCTATGAAGACCCGATCTGGGGCGGAACCGCGGGCTATGGCATGATGCCCGAGGTGGAACCGCAGCCGGTCGGTGCACCGAACGCGGGCGCCGGGCTGATTGAAATGCCCGAATGGGCGACCCGGCCGATCGGTCCCGAACCGCGTCCGCCCCGTCCGCTCGCACCGTCTTCCGCCGGGGACGACCGCGGGGCCGACCCGCCGCTTCCGCCGGAAGTCGCGGCACAGGCCGCGCGGCGCGGAACCGTCATTCATGGCTTGCTGGAAAGACTGCCCGACATGGCGAGGGAAAAACGCGCGGAGGCGGGGCAGCGCTGGCTTGCCCGGCAGGCCGCCGACTTCGACGAGGAAGCACGTGGAGGGATGTTGCAAGCTGCCCTGTCCGTCCTGGACGAGGCAGGCTTTGCCGACCTGTTCACCCAGCGCTCGCTTGCGGAAGTGCCGCTGACGGCCGTTGTCAGTGGGCAGGTGATCAGCGGCACGGCGGATCGCCTGCTGGTGACGCCCGGCCGTGTCCTGGTGGTCGATTACAAGACCGCGCGCCGCCCGCCGGAACGTCTCGAGGATATTTCACGGTCGATCTTGTCGCAGATGGCAGCCTATGTCGCGGTGCTGGAAGCGATCTATCCCGGCCGGACGGTAGAGGCCGCTGTCCTCTTCACCCAGACGCCGCAATTGTTGGTCCTTCCGGATGACGTTCTCGCCCCGCACAAAGCCGCGTTGCAGGGGCAGCAGGAAAGGTTTGCAGGGCCGGGCGTTGATGAGGCGCAGGCACCGCCTAGGTAG
- the trxA gene encoding thioredoxin: MATTAVTDASFKSDVLESDTPVLVDFWAEWCGPCKMIGPSLEEISDELGDRIKITKLDIMENTDTPSQLGVRGIPYLALYKGGEKVAEMTGAAPKSQLKSWIEEQL; the protein is encoded by the coding sequence ATGGCAACCACCGCCGTAACCGATGCAAGTTTCAAGTCCGACGTCCTTGAAAGCGACACGCCCGTGCTGGTCGATTTTTGGGCCGAATGGTGCGGCCCGTGCAAGATGATCGGCCCCTCGCTGGAGGAAATCAGCGACGAACTGGGTGATCGGATCAAGATTACGAAGTTGGACATCATGGAAAACACCGACACGCCCAGCCAGCTCGGCGTGCGCGGCATTCCTTATCTCGCGCTCTACAAGGGCGGCGAGAAGGTGGCCGAAATGACCGGAGCCGCGCCGAAGAGCCAGCTGAAGTCCTGGATCGAAGAGCAGCTGTAA
- the argJ gene encoding bifunctional glutamate N-acetyltransferase/amino-acid acetyltransferase ArgJ: MDLERSPLALPFPDMLPIGGVTLRTVRAGYKDWDRADLTFAELAEGTSVAGVFTKSACASTEVELGRAQVAQGAARALIVNAGNSNAFTGYRGREAVERIAAKVATHLGCAAEQVFVSSTGVIGVPLPIDVADAGLEAVFDAPPCSWEDAALAISTTDTFAKGSHASAMIGEARVELCGIIKGSGMIAPDMATMLGYVFTDAAVAPAFLQQALEAINSRTYSCITVDGDTSTSDTVMVYATGKAGNATIAGWEDAGADAFVAALEAVCRDMAQAVVRDGEGASKFIAISVTGASSDESARIVGLSIANSPLVKTAIAGEDANWGRVVMAVGKAGEPADRDKLSIGFGGHWAARNGQPVDDFDETPLARHLKGDEITVEVDLGIGDGRSTVWTCDLTNGYIAINADYRS; encoded by the coding sequence ATGGACCTGGAACGCTCCCCGCTCGCCCTTCCCTTCCCCGATATGCTGCCGATCGGCGGGGTGACGCTGCGCACCGTGCGTGCGGGGTACAAGGACTGGGACCGTGCCGACCTGACCTTTGCCGAACTGGCCGAAGGGACCAGCGTTGCAGGGGTCTTTACGAAAAGCGCCTGCGCATCCACCGAGGTGGAACTGGGCCGTGCACAGGTCGCGCAAGGGGCCGCGCGGGCCCTGATCGTGAATGCGGGCAATTCCAACGCCTTCACCGGATACAGGGGCCGCGAAGCGGTGGAGCGGATCGCCGCGAAGGTCGCCACCCACCTCGGCTGCGCCGCCGAACAAGTGTTCGTGTCTTCCACCGGGGTCATCGGCGTTCCCCTCCCTATCGACGTGGCGGACGCCGGTCTCGAGGCGGTCTTCGATGCGCCTCCGTGCAGCTGGGAAGACGCGGCGCTCGCGATTTCGACCACCGATACATTTGCGAAGGGATCGCATGCGTCCGCGATGATTGGCGAAGCCCGCGTGGAACTGTGCGGGATCATCAAGGGCAGCGGGATGATCGCTCCCGACATGGCGACGATGCTGGGATATGTCTTTACCGACGCGGCAGTCGCCCCGGCCTTCCTGCAACAGGCGCTGGAAGCCATCAATTCGCGCACCTATTCCTGCATCACGGTCGACGGCGACACGTCCACCAGCGATACGGTCATGGTGTATGCCACCGGCAAGGCGGGAAATGCCACGATTGCCGGCTGGGAGGATGCAGGCGCAGATGCCTTCGTCGCCGCACTGGAAGCGGTATGCCGCGACATGGCGCAGGCCGTCGTGCGAGACGGCGAAGGGGCGTCGAAATTCATCGCGATCTCGGTCACAGGTGCCAGCAGCGACGAGAGCGCGCGCATAGTCGGGCTCTCGATTGCCAATTCGCCGCTCGTCAAGACTGCGATTGCCGGCGAGGATGCCAATTGGGGCCGCGTGGTCATGGCTGTCGGAAAGGCGGGCGAACCGGCGGACCGCGACAAGCTGTCGATCGGGTTCGGGGGCCACTGGGCTGCCCGTAATGGCCAGCCGGTCGACGACTTCGACGAGACGCCCCTGGCGCGGCACCTGAAGGGCGACGAGATCACGGTCGAAGTCGATCTGGGCATCGGTGATGGCCGGTCCACCGTCTGGACGTGCGATCTCACCAACGGCTACATCGCCATCAACGCCGACTATCGCTCGTGA
- a CDS encoding PilZ domain-containing protein, with protein MTDIGRRELAREPISLWGSYRNGRGSSRDVHFKDLNLQGCQFFDKFCRLEVGENLLLKLGSVGPIAAIVRWTNQFHVGVEFRDAIHVAVFDHLKRSQSETAENSLGGGLSNW; from the coding sequence ATGACAGACATAGGACGGCGCGAGCTTGCTCGCGAGCCGATCAGCCTATGGGGTTCCTATCGAAATGGACGGGGAAGCTCCCGCGATGTCCATTTCAAGGATCTGAACCTCCAGGGTTGCCAGTTTTTCGACAAGTTCTGCCGGCTGGAAGTGGGAGAGAACCTTCTTCTCAAGCTCGGCAGCGTTGGCCCGATTGCGGCGATCGTACGCTGGACCAACCAGTTCCATGTCGGGGTCGAATTTCGCGACGCGATCCACGTGGCAGTGTTCGACCATTTGAAGCGGTCGCAGTCCGAAACGGCAGAGAACTCGCTCGGCGGTGGTCTCAGCAACTGGTAA
- a CDS encoding sulfite exporter TauE/SafE family protein: protein MLWLAAAFFLTALLYASVGFGGGSTYSALLALAGFDFRLLPVLSLLCNLVVVVGSLIRFARAEVTPWKGALLLTGLAAPAAFLGGLTPIREGAFFLLLGVSLILAGLLLFVPRSGTEGEATKVGRFVPLAAIPLGYLSGLVGIGGGIFLAPLLHLVRWNSARAIAATASLFILVNSAFGLAGQLLKNGNALLVEAAGFGLPLMVAVVIGGQIGSLLALRLFPAATIRALTAILTIWVGIRLLLAG from the coding sequence ATGCTCTGGCTCGCCGCTGCTTTCTTCCTGACGGCCCTGCTGTATGCATCCGTCGGCTTCGGCGGAGGCTCGACCTATAGCGCGCTGCTTGCACTGGCAGGTTTCGATTTCCGGCTGCTTCCGGTCCTTTCCCTGCTCTGCAACCTTGTCGTGGTTGTCGGCAGTTTGATCCGTTTTGCTCGCGCAGAAGTAACACCGTGGAAGGGCGCACTGCTGCTGACGGGCCTGGCCGCTCCCGCGGCGTTTCTCGGTGGATTGACGCCGATCCGTGAGGGGGCATTTTTCCTGCTGCTCGGGGTCAGCCTGATCCTTGCGGGGCTGCTGTTGTTCGTTCCACGAAGCGGCACCGAGGGAGAGGCAACGAAGGTCGGCCGTTTCGTTCCGCTTGCAGCGATCCCGCTCGGCTACCTGTCCGGTCTCGTCGGTATCGGGGGAGGAATTTTTCTCGCGCCGCTATTGCACCTGGTTCGGTGGAATTCGGCGCGGGCGATTGCCGCGACGGCCAGCCTCTTCATTCTCGTCAATTCGGCCTTCGGGCTTGCCGGTCAGCTCCTGAAAAATGGAAACGCATTGCTGGTTGAGGCTGCGGGGTTCGGGCTACCCCTGATGGTCGCGGTGGTCATAGGCGGGCAGATCGGCAGCCTGCTGGCCCTTCGGCTGTTCCCGGCCGCCACGATCCGCGCCCTGACGGCCATTCTCACGATATGGGTGGGCATACGGCTCCTTCTTGCAGGTTAG
- a CDS encoding NAD kinase, with product MSGSHEFTRLTLLAVDSERAREAASELSGIYDFVSSDEADAIVVLGGDGFMLQTLHQMLDAGDVKPVYGINMGTVGFLMNKSRKRPDLLAAVNRASARAIAPLRMEATGQDGSIQTRFAINEVSLLRETRQTAKIEVEVSGKVRIQELVCDGVLVATPAGSTAYNLSANGPILPLDSQLIALTPISAFRPRRWRGAVLPERNDVIFRVREPDKRPVAVVADQTEFRDVAQVCISISREQELTLLFDRGHSLDERIVAEQFVT from the coding sequence ATGAGCGGTTCGCATGAGTTTACACGGCTGACACTGCTTGCCGTGGATTCCGAGCGTGCGCGCGAGGCAGCTTCGGAGCTTTCCGGGATATACGATTTCGTTTCCTCGGACGAAGCCGATGCGATCGTCGTGCTGGGCGGCGACGGCTTCATGCTGCAAACGCTTCACCAGATGCTCGATGCGGGCGATGTGAAGCCGGTATATGGCATCAATATGGGCACAGTCGGGTTCCTTATGAACAAGTCCCGCAAGCGCCCCGACCTGCTCGCCGCGGTGAACAGGGCAAGCGCACGCGCAATCGCGCCCTTGCGCATGGAGGCCACCGGTCAGGACGGCAGCATACAGACCCGCTTTGCGATCAACGAAGTCTCGCTGCTGCGCGAAACGCGCCAGACCGCGAAAATCGAGGTCGAGGTCAGCGGCAAGGTCCGGATACAGGAACTGGTTTGCGACGGGGTGCTCGTCGCGACGCCCGCGGGTTCGACAGCCTACAATCTCTCGGCCAACGGCCCGATCCTGCCGCTCGATTCCCAGCTCATCGCCCTCACCCCCATCAGCGCCTTCAGGCCCCGCAGGTGGCGCGGGGCCGTGCTGCCGGAACGCAACGACGTCATCTTCCGGGTCCGGGAACCGGACAAACGCCCCGTTGCCGTGGTCGCGGACCAGACGGAGTTTCGCGACGTGGCACAGGTGTGTATCTCCATCTCGCGAGAGCAGGAACTGACCCTGCTGTTCGACCGCGGACACTCTCTCGACGAACGGATCGTCGCCGAGCAATTCGTGACCTGA